The following proteins are co-located in the Pseudomonas sp. ATCC 13867 genome:
- a CDS encoding EAL domain-containing protein, whose amino-acid sequence MTEGQPIACFQPFIDTATGLVAGVEALGRLRQETGELLSVGPLFFNPRISLGELRRLDRQIRDAALARIHEAPADWFLSLNISPRWISRLRPNQPLPSLKQLEQQGVPPKRVVFEITELGGGHQRLPEVVARYREAGARIAIDDFGAGYSQLDRVLALQPDILKLDMRLFQAAARGGPSGDVVKALAQMAEKTGCWIIAEGVETEEEMDFALECGVRYVQGYLFARPALEFPASDAFRDAFAQRREHYVRRKLRERANLIQLRQQLAELMDMLRPWAESGAILSSLPPAPESFTRLLRIYQCDRHGTQTSPNLEWNGLFWKEDRRYLGHNWSWRPYFYQLLAEGWEERRLMLSNTYRDATTNQYCMTAGQFIDQGRRLFLIDIDADGL is encoded by the coding sequence GTGACCGAAGGACAACCGATCGCCTGTTTCCAACCCTTCATCGACACCGCGACCGGTCTGGTCGCGGGGGTCGAGGCACTGGGACGCCTGCGTCAGGAGACCGGGGAGCTGCTCTCGGTCGGCCCGTTGTTCTTCAATCCGCGAATCAGCCTCGGCGAACTGCGCCGACTCGATCGCCAGATCCGCGATGCAGCCCTGGCACGGATCCACGAAGCCCCGGCGGACTGGTTCCTCAGCCTGAACATCTCGCCACGCTGGATCAGCCGCCTGCGGCCGAACCAGCCGCTGCCCAGCCTCAAGCAGCTGGAGCAGCAAGGGGTTCCGCCCAAGCGCGTGGTGTTCGAGATCACCGAACTGGGCGGCGGCCATCAGCGCTTGCCGGAAGTGGTGGCGCGCTACCGAGAGGCGGGGGCGCGTATCGCCATCGACGACTTCGGCGCCGGCTACTCGCAGCTCGATCGCGTACTGGCACTGCAGCCGGATATCCTCAAGCTCGACATGCGCCTGTTCCAGGCGGCCGCTCGCGGCGGTCCCAGCGGCGACGTGGTGAAGGCCCTGGCACAGATGGCCGAGAAAACCGGCTGCTGGATCATCGCAGAAGGCGTGGAAACCGAGGAGGAAATGGACTTCGCCCTGGAGTGCGGCGTGCGCTACGTGCAGGGCTACCTGTTCGCCAGACCCGCACTGGAGTTCCCGGCCAGCGACGCCTTCCGCGACGCCTTCGCCCAGCGCCGCGAGCACTATGTACGACGCAAGCTGCGGGAGCGCGCCAACCTCATCCAACTGCGCCAGCAACTCGCCGAGCTGATGGACATGCTGCGCCCCTGGGCCGAAAGCGGCGCCATCCTCAGCAGCCTGCCGCCGGCGCCGGAGTCTTTCACCCGGCTGCTACGCATCTACCAGTGCGACCGCCACGGCACCCAGACCTCACCGAACCTGGAGTGGAACGGTCTGTTCTGGAAGGAAGACCGGCGTTACCTGGGTCACAACTGGTCCTGGCGCCCGTACTTCTACCAGTTGCTGGCCGAAGGCTGGGAAGAGCGCCGCCTGATGCTGTCCAACACCTACCGCGATGCCACCACCAACCAGTACTGCATGACCGCCGGGCAGTTCATCGACCAGGGCCGGCGTCTTTTCCTCATCGACATCGATGCCGACGGCCTGTAG
- a CDS encoding OprD family porin yields MSKTPIARAVALAALGSSVTVPTIAHADFIKDSKASVELRNFYFNRDFRQDSPTPAQNKAEEWAQGFILKYESGFTDGTIGVGVDALGTLGLKLDSSPDRSGTGLLQRSRSDGRAEDSYGDLGVTAKLRASKTTLKAGTLLPKIPVVQYNDTRLLPQTFSGAALNSMEIDGLTVDAGRLYQVNQRDSSDYEDMTITGGGKRNIVLGDTTKTNEFLFGGLSYKWTDNLSTSYHYGGLDNIYKQHYLGLVHVLPIADKQSLKSDIRWAKSDDDGGSNIDNKALNAMFTYALGYHAFGLGYQKMSGDTGFAYINGTDPYLVNYVQIGDFAMKDEKSWQARYDYNFAGLGIPGLTFMTRYVNGDNIDLITSDGEGKEWERDTDIAYVFQDGPLKNLGLKWRNATMRTNYTNDYDENRLIVSYTMPLW; encoded by the coding sequence ATGAGCAAGACCCCGATCGCCCGTGCCGTGGCCTTGGCCGCGCTGGGTTCCAGCGTTACCGTTCCGACCATTGCCCACGCTGACTTCATCAAGGACAGTAAAGCCAGCGTCGAACTACGCAACTTCTACTTCAACCGCGACTTCCGTCAGGACAGCCCGACTCCGGCGCAGAACAAGGCCGAAGAATGGGCGCAAGGCTTCATCCTCAAATACGAATCCGGCTTCACCGACGGCACCATTGGCGTTGGCGTCGATGCCCTGGGCACCCTCGGCCTGAAACTCGATTCGTCGCCTGACCGCAGCGGCACCGGCCTGCTGCAGCGCTCGCGCAGCGATGGCCGCGCCGAAGACAGTTATGGCGACCTTGGCGTCACCGCCAAGCTGCGCGCCTCCAAGACCACCCTGAAGGCCGGCACCCTGCTGCCGAAGATACCGGTGGTGCAGTACAACGACACCCGCCTGCTGCCGCAGACCTTCAGCGGCGCAGCGCTGAACTCGATGGAAATCGACGGCCTGACCGTCGACGCCGGCCGCCTGTACCAGGTGAACCAGCGCGACTCCTCCGACTACGAGGACATGACCATCACCGGTGGTGGCAAGCGCAACATCGTCCTGGGCGATACCACCAAGACCAACGAGTTCCTGTTCGGCGGCCTCAGCTACAAGTGGACCGACAACCTGAGCACCAGCTACCACTACGGCGGCCTCGACAACATCTACAAGCAGCACTACCTGGGCCTGGTCCATGTGCTGCCGATCGCCGACAAGCAGTCGCTGAAATCCGACATCCGCTGGGCCAAGTCCGATGACGACGGCGGCAGCAACATCGACAACAAGGCGCTCAACGCCATGTTCACCTACGCCCTGGGCTATCACGCCTTTGGCCTCGGCTACCAGAAGATGAGCGGCGACACCGGTTTCGCCTACATCAACGGTACCGACCCCTACCTGGTGAACTATGTTCAGATCGGCGATTTCGCCATGAAGGACGAGAAATCCTGGCAGGCGCGCTACGACTACAACTTCGCCGGCCTGGGCATTCCCGGCCTGACCTTCATGACCCGCTACGTGAACGGCGACAACATCGACCTGATCACCAGCGACGGCGAAGGCAAGGAATGGGAACGCGACACCGACATCGCCTATGTCTTCCAGGACGGCCCGCTGAAGAACCTCGGCCTGAAGTGGCGTAATGCGACCATGCGCACCAACTACACCAACGATTACGACGAGAACCGTCTGATCGTCAGCTACACCATGCCGCTCTGGTAA
- a CDS encoding YggL family protein has translation MATNRSRRLRKKLCVDEFQELGFELSFQYQSGLDATAIAAFMQRFASDAVEPNELVYGGCDEYGFICLAHRGSVSEEQRATVDGWLRQQPELAAFTAGPLMDAWYPDQPINAKTE, from the coding sequence ATGGCCACCAATCGTTCTCGTCGTTTGCGCAAGAAGTTGTGTGTCGATGAGTTCCAGGAGTTGGGATTCGAATTGAGCTTCCAGTACCAGTCCGGTCTGGATGCAACGGCGATTGCGGCCTTCATGCAGCGCTTCGCGTCGGATGCGGTGGAGCCCAACGAGCTGGTGTACGGCGGGTGTGACGAATACGGCTTCATCTGCCTGGCGCACCGTGGCTCGGTCAGCGAAGAACAGCGCGCCACTGTGGATGGCTGGCTCAGGCAACAGCCGGAGCTGGCCGCTTTCACGGCGGGACCGTTGATGGATGCCTGGTATCCGGATCAGCCCATCAACGCCAAGACGGAATGA
- a CDS encoding response regulator transcription factor, whose protein sequence is MSKVLIVDDHPVIRMAMRVLLEKECHVVVGEADNGVDALSMVKDLVPDLVVLDIGIPRLDGLEVISRISAFDLPLKILVLTGQSASLFAMRCMQAGASGFVCKQGGLAELISAVSAVVAGYNYFPSTAIRQTRRNNGQLDDQELIQRLSDREMAVLQYLANGYSNKEISEQMFISNKTVSTYKTRLLLKLNAHSLVDLIEFAKRNALV, encoded by the coding sequence GTGAGCAAGGTACTTATTGTCGATGATCACCCGGTTATCCGCATGGCAATGCGCGTGTTGCTGGAGAAAGAATGCCATGTCGTCGTGGGTGAGGCCGACAACGGCGTGGATGCGCTCTCTATGGTCAAGGACCTGGTTCCGGATCTGGTGGTTCTGGATATTGGCATCCCCCGGCTGGATGGCCTGGAGGTCATCAGCCGAATCTCTGCCTTCGACCTGCCGCTGAAAATCCTGGTCCTGACCGGGCAGAGCGCCTCCCTGTTCGCCATGCGCTGCATGCAGGCCGGTGCCTCGGGCTTCGTCTGCAAGCAAGGCGGACTGGCCGAGCTGATCAGTGCGGTCAGCGCCGTGGTGGCGGGATACAACTACTTCCCCAGCACGGCTATCCGGCAGACGCGCAGGAACAATGGACAGCTGGATGACCAGGAACTCATCCAGCGCCTCTCCGATCGCGAGATGGCCGTACTCCAGTACCTGGCGAATGGTTACTCGAACAAGGAGATTTCCGAGCAGATGTTCATCAGCAACAAGACCGTCAGCACCTACAAGACGCGACTGCTGCTGAAGCTGAATGCTCATTCCCTGGTCGACCTGATTGAGTTTGCCAAGCGTAACGCGCTGGTTTGA
- a CDS encoding DUF883 family protein translates to MPRKTAVNAAKEELLAEFQALVSDTEKLLQSSADLAGAEADQMREQIHSSLKRAREAIYSTKDTLRDQSKAAADATEEYVNEHPWQAVGIAAGVGFLLGLLVSRR, encoded by the coding sequence ATGCCTCGCAAGACCGCAGTGAACGCCGCCAAGGAAGAACTCCTGGCTGAATTTCAGGCTCTCGTCAGCGACACCGAGAAACTCCTGCAGAGCTCCGCCGACCTGGCTGGCGCCGAAGCCGACCAGATGCGCGAACAGATCCACTCCAGCCTCAAGCGCGCCCGCGAAGCCATCTATTCCACCAAGGACACCCTGCGCGACCAGAGCAAAGCCGCCGCAGATGCCACCGAGGAATACGTCAACGAACACCCCTGGCAGGCCGTGGGCATCGCCGCGGGCGTTGGCTTCCTGCTCGGCCTGCTGGTGAGCCGGCGCTGA
- a CDS encoding phage holin family protein, with protein MSDGMDAEKPSSPSLRRLGAAFLGLLHGHVELLGIELQEQKARTLQILLLAGLALVFALLLLIGLSTLVLLVFWDSYRLQAAIGLCLFYIAGSALSAWRLYQLLSDERSPFSATLDELARDRERLLP; from the coding sequence ATGAGTGACGGAATGGACGCCGAAAAGCCCAGTTCCCCTTCCCTGCGGCGCCTGGGCGCCGCCTTCCTCGGACTGTTGCACGGGCACGTCGAACTGCTGGGCATCGAACTGCAGGAACAGAAGGCACGCACCCTGCAGATCCTGCTGTTGGCAGGCCTTGCGCTGGTGTTCGCGCTGCTCCTGCTGATCGGCCTGTCGACGCTGGTCCTGCTGGTGTTCTGGGACAGCTACCGACTGCAGGCGGCCATTGGCCTCTGCCTCTTCTATATCGCCGGCAGCGCCCTGTCCGCCTGGCGCCTTTATCAACTGCTCAGCGACGAGCGCTCGCCATTCAGTGCGACACTCGACGAGCTGGCCCGTGACCGGGAGCGCCTGCTGCCATGA
- a CDS encoding response regulator, with amino-acid sequence MQDSTLAILVVEDHPFQLIAMQMHLNRMGFFYLTPALDAEEAREACQRREKPFDLLLCDINLPDTNGIELLTELASSGGIQQAILFSYREEDELQRLEKQLKSSGLPVLACLSKPLGQRTLLQALGEKAG; translated from the coding sequence ATGCAGGACAGCACGCTCGCCATCCTGGTCGTCGAGGATCACCCCTTTCAGTTGATCGCCATGCAGATGCACCTCAACCGAATGGGGTTCTTCTACCTGACTCCCGCGCTGGACGCCGAGGAGGCCAGGGAAGCCTGTCAACGGCGTGAAAAACCCTTCGACCTGCTGCTGTGCGACATCAACCTTCCGGATACCAACGGCATAGAGCTGCTCACCGAGCTGGCCAGCAGTGGCGGCATACAGCAGGCGATACTGTTCAGTTACAGGGAGGAAGACGAGCTGCAGAGGCTGGAAAAGCAGCTCAAAAGCAGCGGCCTCCCCGTTCTAGCCTGCCTGTCCAAGCCCCTGGGCCAGCGGACGCTATTGCAAGCCCTGGGGGAGAAGGCCGGGTAA
- a CDS encoding deoxyguanosinetriphosphate triphosphohydrolase, with protein MDWHTLLPRERLGKPVHSSAELGRSAFHKDHDRIIFSGAFRRLGRKTQVHPVSSNDHIHTRLTHSLEVGCVGRSLGMRVGEIIRDRLPEWCDPADMGVIVQSACLAHDIGNPPFGHSGEDAIRHWFQQAAGRGWLDDMNDEERSDFLHFEGNAQGFRVLTQLEYHQFDGGTRLTYATLGTYLKYPWTARHADSLGYKKHKFGCYRSELPLLEQITQKLGMPPLESERWARHPLVYLMEAADDICYGLIDLEDGLEMELLDYAEVEALLLDLVGDDLPETYRQLGPNDSRRRKLAILRGKAIEHLTNAAARAFVEQEPALLAGRLSGDLVEHMHGPAKRCVQRAKAMAREKIFQDKRKTLHEIGAYTTLEILLNSFCGAALEQHGGRTPSFKHRRILDLLGQNAPDPSWPLYRSFLRVIDFIAGMTDSYATELAREMTGRSSPS; from the coding sequence ATGGACTGGCACACCCTGCTCCCCCGAGAACGCCTCGGCAAACCGGTACACAGCAGCGCCGAGCTCGGCCGCAGCGCCTTCCACAAGGACCATGATCGCATCATCTTTTCCGGGGCATTCCGCCGCCTGGGACGCAAGACCCAGGTGCACCCGGTGTCGAGCAACGACCACATCCATACGCGCCTGACCCACTCGCTGGAGGTCGGCTGCGTCGGCCGTTCGCTGGGCATGCGCGTCGGCGAGATCATCCGCGACCGCCTGCCGGAATGGTGCGACCCGGCGGACATGGGGGTAATCGTGCAGTCCGCCTGCCTCGCCCATGACATCGGCAACCCGCCCTTCGGCCACTCCGGCGAAGACGCCATCCGCCACTGGTTCCAACAGGCCGCCGGACGTGGCTGGCTGGACGACATGAACGACGAGGAACGCTCCGACTTCCTGCATTTCGAAGGCAACGCCCAGGGCTTCCGCGTACTCACCCAACTCGAATACCACCAGTTCGACGGCGGCACGCGCCTGACCTACGCGACCCTCGGCACCTATCTGAAGTACCCCTGGACTGCCCGCCATGCCGACTCGCTCGGCTACAAGAAGCACAAGTTCGGCTGCTACCGCAGCGAGCTGCCGCTGCTGGAGCAGATCACCCAGAAACTGGGCATGCCGCCGTTGGAGTCCGAGCGTTGGGCCCGCCATCCGCTGGTCTACCTGATGGAGGCGGCGGATGACATCTGCTACGGCCTGATCGATCTCGAAGATGGGCTGGAAATGGAGCTTCTGGACTACGCCGAAGTCGAGGCGCTGCTGCTCGACCTGGTGGGCGACGATCTACCGGAGACCTACCGTCAGCTGGGCCCCAACGACTCCCGCCGGCGCAAGCTGGCAATCCTCCGCGGCAAGGCCATCGAGCACCTGACCAATGCCGCGGCGCGGGCCTTCGTCGAACAGGAGCCGGCGCTATTGGCAGGGCGGTTGTCCGGCGACCTGGTGGAGCACATGCACGGCCCCGCCAAGCGTTGCGTGCAAAGGGCCAAGGCAATGGCACGGGAGAAGATCTTCCAGGACAAGCGCAAGACACTGCATGAAATCGGTGCCTACACCACGCTGGAAATCCTGCTCAACTCCTTCTGCGGTGCGGCGCTGGAGCAGCATGGTGGCCGCACCCCATCGTTCAAGCACCGGCGAATCCTCGACCTGCTCGGCCAGAACGCGCCGGACCCGAGCTGGCCACTGTACCGCTCCTTCCTGCGCGTCATCGACTTCATCGCCGGCATGACGGACAGCTACGCCACGGAACTGGCCCGGGAAATGACGGGGCGTTCCAGCCCGAGCTGA
- a CDS encoding transporter substrate-binding domain-containing protein, with protein sequence MFNWRGHLRLALGAILLLGCLGAVGAESSSWSHMNLLARSSDVLVKVQLNEADWQWLRGKRTLVLGVTAPDYAPFDIMASGTDLEGVTADYMGVLAEALNVRVEVRRYADRQSAISALQKGEIDLLSRATHYESSFPGVSLSLPYFTNQPVIVGPQGMRLDSGDQLRGKRLSVVSDYFSNEELARDFPGATIMPFLSLHQALEAVAFGQADLFVGDTFSAQYLMSQGYLANLKPLNFASFNGAGFSFAVRSSDEPLLKILDRALAATPQQLDNAIQRRWSPGGAYSIASQRLILTPQEQRWMERNPHPVLVVDRAQAPISFFDSQRNFQGIAADLLDLIHARTGLSFDVRPEPSVSTMLDEVKDGKAKAIGALTPTADREEWLAFTRPYMSASFAVVVAKDAGWFHSLADLRGRRVAVPRGSVLESFMRERHPEVRLVPVENNVDDLPMISEGKVDASIHLSTSANYLISRYYHELRVAASLDREPGQFSIAVSQRDPELLSILNKAILAISPDDMANVIGRWSASVEGPDSTWEGYRTRIVQLVWGGIALLCAVLLWNWRLQVKVRRRRLSEKELNYRLGFKRAMINGIPHPVAVRDREGRLLTCNRSFLEVTGMTRNAAQGSRLIDCDWLPAEEAQALHEEYLQTMTHGRALASDRVFLLCQRMVEVYHWATPYKGPKGEVLGLVSGWLDVTERERLHHQLQAAKDQAEEASRAKSTFLATMSHEIRTPMNAVIGMLELALTRADQGHWERESVEVAYDSAKSLLTLIGDILDVAKIESGRLTLMPERARLRELVESIARVFDGLARQKGLELKVEIDAEAACDVLIDPLRFKQILSNLVSNAIKFTDKGRVRIHVCGERFAGAHMALEVAVEDSGIGITASDQAQLFEPFSQASQTSQASRGGTGLGLTICRKLAEMMGGSVQLESQPGEGTRVCVSLSLQVLEPLAEEKAAPRLAHQPCGRSLRVLVVDDHAANRLLLTQQLEHLGHQVDVACDGAKALQAWHPGDFDLVITDCNMPVLTGYDLAHRIRELEVEMDVEPCVIFGFTANAQPDEVENCRRAGMNDCLFKPIGLENLRKRLESVPCCASDIPCPEMQGLDLQLLEGMTGGNPTLIHRLLEELYNSNDTDIEQVGPLLEAQDWKELGELAHRMKGAARLVNASALQEGCAELEAACRDHLEVSKIRAKASSVISVMFELQRGLSEQLARSGRVA encoded by the coding sequence ATGTTCAACTGGCGTGGACACCTTCGCTTGGCTCTGGGCGCGATTCTGCTGCTGGGCTGCCTGGGAGCCGTGGGTGCGGAGTCCTCTTCCTGGTCCCACATGAATTTGCTGGCGCGGTCATCGGATGTGCTGGTCAAGGTCCAGTTGAACGAAGCGGACTGGCAATGGCTGCGAGGCAAGCGCACTCTCGTGCTGGGGGTGACCGCCCCCGACTACGCACCGTTCGACATCATGGCCAGCGGTACGGATCTGGAAGGCGTGACCGCCGACTACATGGGCGTACTCGCCGAGGCGCTTAACGTACGGGTCGAAGTGCGCCGATACGCTGATAGACAATCTGCCATCAGCGCACTCCAGAAGGGGGAGATCGATCTGTTGAGCCGTGCGACCCACTATGAGTCGAGCTTCCCCGGAGTCAGCCTTTCCCTACCCTACTTCACCAATCAGCCGGTCATTGTCGGTCCTCAGGGGATGCGCCTGGACAGTGGCGATCAACTGCGTGGCAAGCGACTATCGGTGGTGAGCGACTACTTCTCCAATGAAGAACTCGCCAGGGACTTCCCCGGGGCCACGATCATGCCGTTCCTGTCCCTGCACCAGGCACTCGAGGCGGTGGCATTCGGGCAGGCGGACCTGTTCGTGGGAGATACGTTCAGCGCGCAGTACCTGATGAGCCAGGGCTATCTCGCCAACCTGAAGCCGCTCAATTTCGCCAGTTTCAACGGCGCGGGTTTCAGCTTCGCCGTCAGGAGCTCTGACGAGCCCCTGCTGAAAATCCTCGATCGAGCGCTGGCGGCGACTCCGCAGCAGCTCGACAATGCCATTCAGCGGCGCTGGAGCCCTGGGGGCGCTTATTCCATCGCCAGCCAACGACTGATCCTCACACCTCAGGAACAGCGCTGGATGGAGCGCAACCCGCATCCGGTGCTGGTGGTCGATCGAGCGCAGGCGCCGATTTCCTTCTTCGATTCGCAGCGGAACTTCCAGGGAATCGCCGCGGACCTGCTGGACCTCATTCACGCGCGGACAGGACTCAGCTTCGATGTACGGCCTGAGCCGAGCGTTTCCACCATGCTGGACGAAGTCAAGGATGGCAAGGCGAAGGCGATCGGCGCACTGACGCCAACCGCGGATCGGGAGGAGTGGCTGGCCTTCACTCGCCCCTACATGAGCGCCTCCTTTGCGGTGGTGGTGGCGAAGGATGCGGGCTGGTTCCATTCGTTGGCCGATCTCCGTGGTCGGCGTGTCGCGGTGCCCAGAGGTTCGGTCCTGGAGAGTTTCATGCGCGAGCGGCACCCGGAGGTGCGGCTCGTGCCGGTGGAAAATAACGTCGACGACCTGCCGATGATCAGCGAGGGCAAGGTGGATGCGAGCATCCATCTGTCAACGTCGGCGAATTACCTGATTTCGCGGTATTACCACGAGCTGCGTGTGGCCGCGTCCCTGGACCGGGAGCCCGGGCAGTTTTCGATTGCCGTGTCGCAGAGGGATCCGGAACTCCTGAGCATCCTGAACAAGGCGATTCTGGCGATCTCCCCGGATGACATGGCCAACGTCATCGGGCGCTGGTCGGCGAGCGTCGAAGGTCCTGATAGCACCTGGGAAGGCTATCGGACCCGGATCGTACAACTGGTCTGGGGCGGTATCGCGTTGCTCTGCGCAGTACTGCTATGGAACTGGCGCCTGCAGGTGAAGGTTCGTCGCAGACGGTTGTCGGAGAAGGAGCTCAACTATCGGCTCGGATTCAAGCGCGCGATGATCAATGGCATTCCCCACCCCGTCGCGGTGCGGGACAGGGAGGGGCGGTTGCTCACCTGCAATCGCAGTTTCCTCGAGGTCACGGGCATGACCCGTAATGCCGCCCAGGGCAGCCGCCTCATCGATTGCGACTGGTTGCCTGCCGAGGAGGCCCAGGCACTGCATGAGGAGTATCTGCAGACTATGACGCACGGACGGGCGCTGGCCTCGGATCGGGTGTTCCTGCTGTGCCAGCGCATGGTGGAGGTCTACCACTGGGCGACCCCGTACAAGGGACCGAAGGGCGAGGTGCTGGGACTGGTGAGCGGCTGGCTCGACGTCACCGAGCGTGAACGTTTGCACCATCAACTGCAGGCAGCCAAGGATCAGGCCGAAGAAGCCAGCCGTGCCAAGAGCACCTTCCTGGCCACCATGAGTCATGAAATCCGCACGCCAATGAATGCAGTGATCGGCATGCTCGAACTGGCCCTGACCCGCGCCGACCAGGGACATTGGGAGCGTGAGTCGGTCGAGGTGGCCTATGACTCGGCCAAATCTCTGTTGACGTTGATCGGCGATATCCTCGATGTCGCCAAGATCGAGTCAGGGCGTTTGACCCTGATGCCGGAGCGTGCCCGGCTGCGTGAACTGGTCGAGTCCATTGCTCGGGTATTCGATGGACTGGCGCGGCAGAAAGGGCTGGAGCTCAAGGTGGAGATCGATGCCGAGGCCGCCTGCGACGTTCTCATCGACCCGCTGCGTTTCAAGCAGATCCTGTCGAACCTGGTCAGCAACGCCATCAAGTTCACCGACAAGGGCCGGGTACGGATTCACGTGTGCGGGGAGCGCTTCGCAGGGGCGCACATGGCTCTGGAGGTCGCGGTTGAAGACAGCGGCATCGGGATCACCGCCAGCGATCAGGCGCAGCTCTTCGAGCCATTTAGCCAGGCTTCGCAGACCAGTCAGGCATCTCGTGGCGGTACTGGCCTGGGGCTCACCATCTGTCGCAAGCTGGCGGAGATGATGGGGGGCAGTGTGCAATTGGAGAGTCAGCCCGGAGAAGGCACGCGGGTCTGCGTGAGCCTGTCGCTGCAGGTTCTGGAGCCGCTCGCCGAGGAGAAGGCGGCTCCCAGGCTGGCGCATCAGCCCTGCGGCCGATCACTCCGGGTGCTGGTGGTCGATGACCACGCCGCCAACCGCCTGTTGCTGACGCAACAGCTCGAGCATCTCGGGCATCAGGTGGATGTGGCATGTGACGGCGCAAAGGCACTTCAGGCTTGGCATCCCGGCGATTTCGATCTGGTGATTACGGACTGCAACATGCCGGTGCTCACTGGCTATGACCTGGCACACCGTATTCGCGAGCTGGAGGTGGAAATGGATGTGGAGCCCTGCGTGATTTTCGGCTTTACCGCCAACGCCCAGCCCGATGAGGTGGAGAACTGCCGCCGTGCCGGTATGAACGATTGCCTGTTCAAACCCATCGGGCTGGAAAACCTGCGTAAACGCCTGGAGTCCGTGCCCTGCTGTGCGTCCGATATCCCGTGCCCTGAAATGCAAGGCCTGGATCTCCAGTTGCTGGAGGGAATGACTGGAGGGAACCCCACGTTGATCCACCGGTTGCTGGAAGAGTTGTACAACAGCAATGACACGGATATCGAGCAGGTGGGGCCTTTGCTGGAAGCGCAGGACTGGAAAGAGCTGGGCGAGCTGGCGCATCGCATGAAAGGCGCTGCCCGCCTGGTCAATGCAAGTGCCCTGCAGGAGGGGTGCGCCGAGCTGGAGGCCGCCTGCCGTGATCACCTTGAAGTCTCGAAGATCCGCGCGAAGGCGTCGAGTGTCATCTCGGTGATGTTTGAGTTGCAGCGGGGACTCAGCGAGCAGTTGGCCAGGTCCGGGCGGGTGGCGTAA
- a CDS encoding ammonium transporter, translated as MENLNSAVETLVHGSNTLFILMGAVMVLAMHAGFAFLEVGTVRLKNQVNALSKILSDFAISTLAYFFIGYWIAYGVNFLQPAASLAAENGYALVKFFFLLTFAAAIPAIISGGIAERARFGPQLCATALIVAFLYPFFEGLVWNANFGFQDWLKAEFGATFHDFAGSVVVHAFGGWLALAAVLLLGRRNGRYRDGRLVAFAPSSIPFLAAGSWVLIVGWFGFNVMSAQALAGASGLVAVNSLLAMVGGTVAALLVGRNDPGFLHNGPLAGLVAVCAGSDLMHPIGALVTGMIAGVLFVWAFTATQVRWKIDDVLGVWPLHGLCGAWGGIACGIFGQSVLGGIGGVSLVSQVVGTLLGVTLAFAGGLLVYGLIKQLTGIRLTQEQEYYGADLSIHKIGAINQE; from the coding sequence ATGGAAAATCTCAATAGCGCCGTGGAAACCCTCGTCCACGGTTCCAATACGTTGTTCATCCTGATGGGCGCGGTCATGGTCCTGGCCATGCATGCCGGTTTCGCCTTCCTCGAAGTCGGTACGGTGCGCCTGAAGAACCAGGTCAATGCGTTGTCGAAGATCCTCTCGGACTTCGCCATCTCGACCCTGGCCTATTTCTTCATCGGCTACTGGATCGCCTATGGCGTGAACTTCCTGCAGCCGGCGGCAAGCCTGGCGGCGGAGAACGGTTATGCCCTGGTGAAGTTCTTCTTTCTGCTGACCTTCGCCGCGGCGATTCCGGCGATCATCTCCGGCGGCATCGCCGAGCGCGCACGGTTCGGTCCCCAACTGTGCGCCACGGCGTTGATCGTGGCCTTCCTCTATCCGTTCTTCGAAGGGCTGGTATGGAATGCCAACTTCGGTTTCCAGGATTGGCTGAAGGCCGAGTTCGGCGCTACCTTCCACGATTTCGCCGGCTCCGTCGTGGTGCACGCCTTCGGCGGCTGGCTGGCGTTGGCGGCGGTGCTGCTCCTGGGGCGGCGTAATGGCCGTTACCGTGACGGCCGGCTGGTGGCCTTTGCGCCATCGAGCATTCCGTTCCTGGCGGCGGGCTCCTGGGTGCTGATCGTCGGCTGGTTCGGCTTCAACGTGATGAGCGCGCAGGCCCTGGCCGGCGCCAGCGGTCTGGTGGCGGTCAACTCGCTGCTGGCGATGGTCGGCGGTACCGTGGCGGCGCTGCTGGTGGGGCGCAACGACCCGGGGTTCCTGCATAACGGTCCGCTGGCGGGCTTGGTGGCGGTCTGCGCGGGCTCCGACCTGATGCACCCGATCGGTGCGCTGGTTACCGGCATGATCGCGGGGGTGCTGTTCGTCTGGGCCTTCACCGCGACCCAGGTGCGCTGGAAGATCGACGATGTGCTCGGTGTCTGGCCGCTGCACGGTCTGTGCGGTGCCTGGGGCGGTATCGCCTGCGGCATTTTCGGCCAGTCGGTGCTGGGCGGCATCGGCGGCGTGAGCCTGGTCAGCCAGGTCGTCGGGACACTGCTCGGGGTGACGCTGGCGTTCGCCGGCGGTTTGCTGGTCTATGGCCTGATCAAGCAACTGACGGGTATTCGCCTGACCCAGGAACAGGAGTACTACGGCGCGGACCTGTCGATCCACAAGATTGGTGCGATCAACCAGGAGTAG